The Kazachstania africana CBS 2517 chromosome 8, complete genome genome contains a region encoding:
- the KAFR0H00460 gene encoding uncharacterized protein (similar to Saccharomyces cerevisiae YKR070W; ancestral locus Anc_5.652): MTPRRALCTASKPIGFVFDIDGVLLRGKNPIPSASKALSLLNDIKIPYILLTNGGGKLETERAKALSRTLNVEISPLQIVQCHTPFKTLANKFDRVLAVGTPSVREVAEAYGFKDVVHQYDIVRYNKNITPFSALSREQLMQYSKEISNLDTKRFDAILVFNDPLNWAADIQIMCDLLNSQNGMLNTVRKDKSETPSIPIFFSNKDLLWSNAYNLNRFGQGAFRLLVRKLYCETNNGKPLIDFVTGKPTKLTYDFAHHLLIRWRDVLFQHSDGSPATLPELGIAPKNSPFTDVFMVGDNPASDIAGAINYGWSTCLVKTGVYREGDCIGENNPTMTVSDVHEAVTNVLNRYV; this comes from the coding sequence ATGACTCCAAGAAGGGCATTGTGCACAGCAAGCAAACCAATTGGGTTTGTCTTTGATATCGATGGTGTTTTACTACGAGGAAAGAACCCAATACCTTCTGCCTCGAAAGCTTTGTCCCTTCTTAATGATATAAAAATCCCATACATCTTATTAACAAATGGAGGAGGTAAACTTGAAACAGAAAGAGCTAAAGCATTGTCTAGGACTTTGAATGTTGAAATATCGCCTTTGCAAATAGTTCAATGTCATACGCCATTTAAAACACTAGCTAATAAGTTTGATCGTGTACTTGCTGTCGGTACACCGTCTGTTAGAGAAGTTGCAGAAGCCTATGGTTTTAAGGACGTAGTACATCAGTACGATATTGTGAGGTATAACAAAAACATTACACCTTTTAGTGCACTCTCTAGAGAGCAACTGATGCAGTATTCCAAGGAAATATCGAATTTGGATACGAAAAGATTTGATGCAATACTAGTTTTTAATGATCCATTGAACTGGGCCGCTGACATACAAATAATGTGTGATTTGCTCAATAGTCAAAATGGGATGCTTAATACGGTGCGGAAGGATAAATCAGAAACTCCATCTATACCCATATTCTTTTCGAATAAGGATTTGCTTTGGTCGAATGcatataatttgaatagatTTGGCCAAGGTGCATTTAGATTGCTGGTTCGAAAACTATATTGTGAAACCAATAATGGTAAGCCCTTAATTGACTTCGTTACAGGAAAGCCAACGAAGCTGACGTATGACTTTGCTCACCACCTATTAATAAGATGGAGAGACGTTTTATTTCAACATTCAGACGGAAGTCCTGCGACTCTCCCAGAGCTTGGTATTGCCCCAAAAAACTCACCTTTCACTGATGTGTTTATGGTAGGTGATAATCCAGCAAGTGATATTGCAGGAGCCATTAATTATGGTTGGTCAACTTGTCTGGTTAAAACGGGCGTATACAGAGAGGGAGATTGCATAGGCGAAAACAACCCAACAATGACTGTGAGTGACGTACATGAAGCAGTCACTAATGTTTTA
- the KAFR0H00500 gene encoding type II protein arginine methyltransferase (similar to Saccharomyces cerevisiae YKL162C; ancestral locus Anc_5.646) produces MPGRFTIISSSFRRSIHKVPLRSHIQSVNAKSIIKINENQFNKVSLYDYHFFEELLPLEPVISYSLSKWLWFNYQLKHFPSFDLNIINVFTDLSQSVEMIHSIMKHFYTTLPRDLFQKINILLIPFYNCGHTKVTYQKVAVKNIPGNVQLLDNMSFCSIFDERPNTDNWESRLRSKLYMQEPTYFLLLNDIFKNSSHDLLRYSKDTDSWKQCFVMENTQGQIHKSFEQDIDFWCAKYIEIAFKENTPNSGEVYIPTQLLQFFHAMKVCFPDFKFLAIDTPQRWKPSLFNILKVSTGQMPIQTSKIVQQMPNSYGRCTFITEFMQLKAVCQKLNPGLIFEVQDLNEFVGDWIDYTKPNPYDTQSLHDPKQQVHLINKSSLAVLHN; encoded by the coding sequence ATGCCTGGACGGTTCACTATCATAAGTTCTTCCTTCAGGAGGTCTATACATAAAGTTCCGCTGCGAAGTCATATTCAGAGTGTGAAtgcaaaatcaataataaaaataaatgaaaatcaGTTCAATAAGGTGTCTCTCTATGATTACCATTTTTTCGAAGAGCTTCTACCATTAGAGCCAGTCATAAGTTATAGTCTCAGTAAATGGCTCTGGTTTAACTATCAATTGAAACACTTCCcttcttttgatttaaatatCATAAACGTATTCACGGATCTTAGCCAATCCGTCGAGATGATACATTCCATAATGAAACATTTCTACACAACGTTACCAAGGGATCTATTCCAGAAGATTAATATCCTGTTGATTCCCTTTTACAACTGTGGACATACCAAGGTAACTTACCAAAAGGTTGCTGTTAAAAATATCCCGGGAAACGTGCAATTGCTTGATAACATGAGTTTCTGCTCTATTTTCGATGAACGTCCTAATACAGATAACTGGGAGTCACGCTTACGGTCAAAGCTTTACATGCAAGAACCTACTTACTTTTTGTTACTAAATGAcatatttaaaaattcatcaCATGATTTGCTACGATATTCCAAAGATACAGATTCATGGAAACAATGCTTTGTTATGGAAAACACACAGGGACAAATACACAAGTCATTTGAGCAAGATATAGATTTCTGGTGCGCAAAATATATCGAAATTGCCTTTAAAGAAAACACACCTAATTCCGGCGAAGTCTATATACCAACTCAACTGCTACAGTTCTTCCATGCTATGAAAGTCTGCTTCCCcgatttcaaatttctgGCAATTGACACTCCACAGCGTTGGAAACCATCGTTATTCAATATTCTAAAAGTCTCCACCGGGCAAATGCCGATTCAGACAAGCAAAATAGTGCAACAAATGCCCAATAGTTACGGACGCTGCACTTTTATAACAGAATTCATGCAATTGAAGGCAGTTTGCCAGAAGTTAAACCCGGGACTAATCTTCGAAGTACAAGATTTGAACGAATTTGTCGGTGACTGGATCGATTATACCAAGCCGAATCCCTATGATACACAATCCCTACATGATCCCAAGCAGCAAGTACACTTAATTAATAAAAGTTCTCTGGCTGTTCTCCACAATTGA
- the KAFR0H00510 gene encoding uncharacterized protein (similar to Saccharomyces cerevisiae MTH1 (YDR277C) and STD1 (YOR047C); ancestral locus Anc_5.644) yields the protein MFVSIPSSGVTVQRSRSHNTVNSSESSNGTMSTMLPSITETVTYNGTTNNSFITAPVEYTDRARSEIKKRLLPNTLTPISSFHDNHTLYSTTTSSSASSYQTSIFSAPTSIVGTIKPVTEVTLEEAIPKTFNDMYTSETLLSSPLLSNGRPNFTKRELLYWELNDIRSLLIIEKLRPEWGNTLPVVLTPNASLYFRFQLLPLCCPDEVIVSTLVGSELYTEANLDMEFKLSSARYIVTNARRRHCMLNGGHVENIMTLSKPEWRNIIENYLLNLAVEAQCRYDFKIRCSEYKKWKAENSQKGIVKPEMPPPKMIPNPKTSLLKKTLLKNFQSKKKPSKDELEVEEASESFKHGKVTLTKDEKLLIWTQCQLQVYQRVGLDWKPDNIANNNHTHNA from the coding sequence ATGTTCGTTTCAATACCTTCTTCAGGTGTGACGGTACAGAGGAGCCGTTCTCATAATACTGTAAACAGCTCGGAAAGTAGTAATGGTACCATGTCCACCATGTTACCGAGCATAACAGAAACTGTTACTTACAACGGTACCACAAATAATAGTTTTATCACTGCACCAGTAGAATATACTGATCGTGCTCGTTCAGAGATTAAGAAGAGGCTGCTCCCGAACACTCTGACGccaatatcatcatttcATGACAACCATACATTATATTCCACAACAACGTCATCATCTGCATCCTCCTATCAAACGAGTATATTCTCAGCTCCAACTTCCATTGTGGGTACGATCAAACCAGTCACAGAAGTGACGTTGGAAGAGGCAATTCCAAAAACGTTCAATGATATGTATACATCAGAAACGCTGTTAAGTTCACCTCTATTGAGCAATGGACGCCccaattttacaaaaagaGAATTATTATATTGGGAACTTAACGATATACGGTCTCTGTTAATTATAGAGAAATTAAGACCAGAATGGGGGAACACATTACCGGTTGTTTTAACACCAAATGCATCATTATATTTCAGATTTCAACTACTTCCGTTGTGCTGCCCTGATGAAGTTATTGTGTCTACATTGGTGGGATCCGAGCTTTATACGGAGGCCAATTTAGATATGGAATTTAAACTAAGTAGTGCAAGATACATCGTTACTAAtgcaagaagaagacattGCATGTTGAATGGTGGACATGTAGAGAATATAATGACGTTGAGTAAACCAGAGTGGAGAAATATAATCGAAAATTATCTACTAAATCTTGCAGTGGAGGCTCAATGTCGATACGATTTTAAGATACGGTGTAGTGAATACAAGAAATGGAAAGCTGAAAATTCGCAGAAGGGGATAGTAAAGCCAGAGATGCCACCACCAAAGATGATTCCTAATCCTAAGACTAGTCTACTGAAAAAGACactattgaaaaacttccaatcaaagaagaagccCTCTAAAGATGAACTAGAAGTAGAAGAAGCATCAGAAAGTTTCAAGCACGGGAAGGTTACACTAACGAAAGACGAGAAGTTGTTAATTTGGACACAATGTCAACTACAGGTATACCAAAGAGTTGGACTCGATTGGAAACCGGATAATATCGCAAATAACAATCATACCCATAATGCATAA
- the MET1 gene encoding uroporphyrinogen-III C-methyltransferase (similar to Saccharomyces cerevisiae MET1 (YKR069W); ancestral locus Anc_5.651), with protein MLHDSLSLITATKPVGEVFLLVGTGSSTCSAGFTNSRIKKLLGLGVIPVVVNPSTPNHVKTILKEFEPNQVELIEKEFTLSYLTTLGRQITGKVVDRVIVNLPYNQGDTVKDIYDQCIKLRIPINTYQQPEYSTFSMIPTYNDSGNSGLQISVTTNGKGYILDDRIRREIVNKLPSNISEIVKNMGHLRDQLIAQNNLDLFTNKFKQTDLLRKNLGFGLDCDNWESHKFNELIKDFETTKENQQFERTRWLSQIIEYFPFSDLSQIKLSDLQGNSLLKSVSIDGPTDYQQKLPLRKTGSISLVGTGPGSVSMLTLGALKEIKTADIILSDKLVPQQILDLVPSDTELFIARKFPGNAERAQTELLELGLHALKNGKKVVRLKQGDPYIFGRGGEEHQYFHANGFKPTVLPGISSPLASTVTADIPATQRNVSDQVLICTGTSKDGGVPNVPEYVSTRTTIFLMALHRVKILKEALIKANWSPNIKVAIVERVSCPDQRITTTLLKYLPSVVEEIGSRPPGLLVIGPSVGILSKDPVALEFNDSCKYHMKEGYQLCEVELDELLVNSNINSIL; from the coding sequence ATGTTACACGATTCTCTATCTCTAATAACAGCAACTAAACCTGTCGGCGAGGTGTTCTTACTGGTCGGCACTGGATCATCTACTTGCTCTGCAGGTTTTACAAATTCGAGAATAAAGAAGTTGCTAGGTCTCGGTGTAATCCCGGTGGTGGTTAATCCATCAACTCCAAATCATGTtaaaacaattttaaaagaattcGAGCCCAACCAGGTGGAGCTCATCgaaaaagaatttacaTTATCATATTTGACTACGTTGGGACGTCAAATCACGGGTAAAGTTGTCGATAGAGTAATTGTCAATTTGCCATACAATCAAGGAGATACAGTTAAAGACATATACGATCAATGTATCAAGCTAAGAATACCTATTAATACCTACCAACAGCCAGAATACTCTACTTTTAGTATGATTCCAACTTACAATGATTCCGGTAACAGCGGATTGCAAATTTCTGTAACCACTAATGGTAAAGGTTATATTCTTGACGACAGAATAAGAAGGGAAATTGTGAATAAATTACCCTCGAATATTTCGGAGATTGTGAAGAATATGGGACATTTAAGAGACCAGCTGATAGCTCAGAACAATTTAGACTTATTCACAAATAAGTTCAAACAAACGGACttattgagaaaaaatttgggATTTGGCTTAGATTGTGATAACTGGGAAAGTcataaatttaatgaattaataaaagattttgaaaccacaaaagaaaatcaacAGTTTGAAAGAACAAGATGGCTCTCTCAGATCATCgaatattttccattttctgACTTATCTCAAATAAAGTTGAGTGACCTGCAGGGAAACTCGTTATTAAAGAGTGTTTCTATTGATGGGCCAACTGATTACCAACAGAAACTACCATTACGTAAGACAGGATCCATATCGCTGGTTGGAACAGGTCCAGGTTCTGTATCGATGCTGACATTAGGcgcattgaaagaaattaaaacGGCTGATATAATATTGTCTGATAAACTGGTTCCACAGCAAATTTTAGACCTGGTCCCAAGCGATACAGAGCTTTTTATTGCCAGAAAATTTCCAGGAAATGCAGAAAGAGCCCAGACGgaattattggaattgGGTTTGCATGCCTTGAAAAATGGGAAGAAGGTTGTTCGTTTGAAACAAGGTGATCCATATATATTCGGTCGTGGTGGTGAAGAgcatcaatattttcatgcAAATGGCTTTAAACCAACTGTCCTTCCAGGCATATCTTCTCCTTTAGCCTCGACAGTTACTGCGGATATTCCAGCGACGCAGCGTAACGTTAGTGACCAGGTTTTGATTTGCACGGGTACGTCTAAGGACGGCGGTGTTCCAAACGTCCCTGAATATGTCAGTACGCGGActacaatatttttaatgGCATTGCATAGggtaaaaattttgaaagaagcaTTGATAAAAGCAAATTGGAGCCCTAATATCAAGGTAGCTATAGTTGAAAGAGTATCATGCCCTGATCAAAGAATAACAACTACCCTACTCAAATATTTGCCATCTGTCGTTGAGGAGATTGGTTCAAGGCCTCCAGGTCTTCTCGTAATTGGTCCAAGTGTCGGAATATTATCGAAGGATCCGGTTGCTTTGGAATTCAATGATTCCTGCAAATACCATATGAAAGAGGGTTATCAACTTTGTGAAGTTGAGCTTGATGAGCTTTTAGTGAATAGTAATATCAATTCCATTTTATAG
- the BET3 gene encoding TRAPP complex core subunit BET3 (similar to Saccharomyces cerevisiae BET3 (YKR068C); ancestral locus Anc_5.649): MSSSAGQQQIKTLKVLGEDVWKNKVEKINSELFTLTYGTIVSQLCQDYDRDFEKINDELYKMGYNIGVRIIEDFLARTALPRCTDFNTTSEVISKVAFKVFLNLTPTIANWSQSNDAFSLIISDNPLSDFVELPIDAMKSLWYSNVYCGVLKGALEMVQLDCDVSFVSDILRGDNQTELRIKLNKVLKDEIPVIED, from the coding sequence ATGTCATCAAGTGCTGGGCAACAACAAATCAAAACGTTAAAGGTATTAGGTGAAGATGTCTGGAAAAATAAAGTTGAGAAGATCAATTCTGAATTGTTTACTTTGACTTATGGTACAATCGTATCACAACTTTGTCAAGACTACGACCGtgactttgaaaaaattaacgacgaattatataaaatggGATACAACATTGGAGTAAGAATAATTGAGGATTTCTTAGCTAGAACCGCTTTACCACGTTGTACAGACTTCAACACAACCAGTGAAGTGATCAGTAAAGTGGCATTCAAGGTATTCCTGAATTTAACGCCGACTATTGCTAATTGGTCACAATCTAATGACGCCTTTAGCTTGATTATTTCTGATAACCCACTGTCAGATTTTGTAGAGTTACCAATTGATGCAATGAAAAGTCTGTGGTATTCCAATGTATACTGTGGAGTTTTGAAAGGTGCTCTAGAAATGGTACAATTAGATTGCGATGTTTCATTCGTGAGTGACATTTTAAGAGGTGATAATCAAACAGAATTGAGAATTAAACTAAATAAAGTCTTAAAAGACGAAATTCCTGTCATCGAAGACTAA
- the GPT2 gene encoding bifunctional glycerol-3-phosphate/glycerone-phosphate O-acyltransferase GPT2 (similar to Saccharomyces cerevisiae GPT2 (YKR067W); ancestral locus Anc_5.648) — MERSNSEDVKKSTSASSAPSAKAHIPNHTTEYVNPFNGESWTIFTFLYDLSIFIFNIIFTIFFREIKVRGTYNVPSNGTPTILVCAPHANQFIDPTLVMTTTRKLMNGRSRQSCFVTAESSFKYKVVGFFSKCLGSIPVPRIQDNLKPVDANIQIFAPDRVNEPTLIKGCCKDGSSPKFTKLFTEKSLIGLPKYQGNAQISKILDDETIILTSPFKSEAISTPTNFNYAPRVDNTKTFQYVFDHLHTKGCVGIFPEGGSHDRPSLLPIKAGVAIMALGAAAADPSMNVSVVPVGLHYFHRQKFRSRAVVEYGEPIIVNHEMGLAYANHPRETVSKLLDKIQDALFSVTVNAPDYDTLMTIQAVRRLYEPATHKFSLPMILEINRRLLVGYSTFKDEPRIIHLKNAVSKYNDTLYSMNLKDHQVEQLKTSSLETIRCIIVLLTRLATLYLFFILSLPGSVLFTPIFITAHVYSKKKAKEGLKKSLVKIKGVDLLATWKLIVALVLAPLLYTTYSLALVYLFNRNPSNFIVRWIWIPNFIPRMGNIPLFVYFYSLLVLTTYSSLKTGEVGMDLFKSLRPLFVSLFYQSDKIKQLQKMRQNLSVEITNVCNEYGPSVFPDFDKMNFANPENKFKFYNNDERAKSRSRSSSFTSIFSGVSNALSRVNSRGSLSDVPILGYSRLDYTSDTIADDSSDEEDIIDISIRNKDKAESSKITSIVRERWNREHEKND, encoded by the coding sequence ATGGAAAGATCAAACTCAGAGGATGTTAAGAAGAGTActtctgcttcttctgcGCCATCGGCGAAAGCACACATCCCTAATCACACAACCGAGTATGTGAATCCATTTAATGGAGAATCATGGACCATTTTTACGTTTCTGTATGATTTATCtatatttatattcaatattatatttaccatttttttcagagAGATCAAAGTTCGTGGTACCTATAATGTTCCAAGCAATGGCACACCAACAATATTGGTATGTGCCCCACACGCGAACCAATTCATCGATCCCACATTGGTGATGACCActacaagaaaattgatgaatggAAGATCCAGGCAATCCTGTTTTGTCACTGCTGAATCCAGTTTCAAGTATAAGGTTGTTGGGTTTTTCAGTAAATGTCTAGGTAGTATTCCCGTACCAAGAATACAAGATAATTTGAAACCGGTAGATGCTAATATCCAAATTTTTGCTCCTGATAGGGTTAATGAACCAACGTTGATCAAGGGTTGTTGTAAAGATGGCTCTTCCCcaaaatttacaaaactTTTCACCGAAAAATCATTGATTGGCTTACCTAAATATCAAGGTAATGCCCAAATTTCTAAGATTCTTGACGATGAAACTATAATTCTCACTAGCCCCTTCAAGAGTGAGGCCATATCTACCCCAACAAATTTCAACTACGCTCCAAGAGTTGATAATACTAAGACATTTCAGTACGTTTTCGATCATTTGCACACAAAGGGTTGTGTCGGTATTTTCCCAGAAGGTGGGTCTCATGATAGGCCATCATTACTACCAATCAAGGCTGGTGTGGCAATTATGGCTCTGGgagctgctgctgctgaCCCTTCAATGAACGTTTCTGTGGTCCCTGTAGGATTGCATTACTTCCATAGACAGAAATTTAGATCAAGAGCCGTCGTAGAATACGGTGAGCCAATTATTGTTAATCATGAAATGGGTTTAGCGTATGCTAATCATCCAAGAGAAACGGTTTCTAAGCTCTTGGATAAAATTCAAGACGCTCTTTTCTCCGTGACGGTCAATGCTCCTGACTACGACACTCTAATGACTATTCAAGCTGTTAGAAGACTTTATGAACCAGCAACTCATAAGTTCTCACTTCCTATGATCCTCGAAATAAACAGAAGACTCCTTGTCGGCTATTCAACCTTTAAAGATGAACCAAGAATTattcatttaaaaaatgCCGTCTCAAAATATAACGATACATtatattcaatgaatttgaaggaCCATCAAGTTGAACAGTTAAAAACATCGTCCTTGGAAACAATAAGATGTATTATCGTTTTGTTAACAAGATTAGCCACTTTATACTTATTCTTCATTTTATCTCTGCCAGGTTCTGTCCTTTTCACGCCAATTTTTATTACAGCTCATGTTTACTCTAAGAAGAAGGCTAAAGAGGGACTTAAAAAATCGCTTGTAAAAATAAAAGGTGTCGATTTATTGGCTACCTGGAAATTAATTGTTGCTCTTGTCCTGGCCCCATTACTTTACACAACCTATTCGTTAGCCCTCGTTTATCTTTTTAATAGGAACCCCTCGAATTTTATCGTAAGATGGATCTGGATACCAAACTTCATTCCTAGGATGGGTAACATTCCTTTATTTGTATACTTTTACTCATTACTAGTGCTTACTACATATTCCAGTTTGAAAACTGGTGAAGTTGGTATggatttattcaaatctcTGAGGCCATTATTCGTTTCGTTATTTTATCAAAGCGACAAAATTAAACAACTACAAAAAATGCGTCAAAATTTAAGTGTTGAAATTACGAATGTTTGTAACGAGTATGGCCCAAGTGTCTTTCCTGATTTTGACAAAATGAACTTTGCAAACcctgaaaataaatttaaattttacaaTAATGATGAACGCGCTAAGAGCCGTAGTCGTTCCTCTTCATTCACTTCCATTTTCTCAGGTGTTTCTAATGCATTATCAAGAGTGAATTCAAGAGGGTCGTTATCGGATGTGCCTATTTTAGGATATAGTAGACTAGACTATACGAGTGATACAATTGCAGACGATTCCAGtgacgaagaagatatcATTGATATCAGTATACGTAACAAGGATAAAGCCGAATCATCAAAGATCACATCAATAGTAAGGGAAAGATGGAACAGAGAGCatgaaaagaatgattAA
- the KAFR0H00520 gene encoding CUE domain-containing protein (similar to Saccharomyces cerevisiae DON1 (YDR273W) and CUE5 (YOR042W); ancestral locus Anc_5.638), producing the protein MSSNHTTVIEKLKRSKWEEINTKFNENESLINELAQAFPEVKEDTIKAIMVASKFDISETMNALLYLESKENFIRSIIPDLDNKVLLSPEFSATDGANSFFKIGKIFVSQLFSGASNSGDVPATSATTAVVIEEPLAATGLPFSESPVTCGEKLTTLPEEPLAEEEALELKKKKKT; encoded by the coding sequence ATGTCGAGTAATCATACCACTGtgatagaaaaattaaagagaAGTAAATGGGAGGAAATTAATACAAAGTTTAATGAGAATGAAAGTTTAATAAATGAGTTGGCTCAAGCGTTTCCAGAAGTTAAGGAGGATACAATCAAAGCGATTATGGTAGCAtctaaatttgatataagTGAAACAATGAATGCACTACTATATTTGGAAAGTAAAGAGAACTTTATCAGGTCAATAATACCAGACCTGGACAATAAAGTTTTGTTATCGCCCGAGTTTAGTGCTACAGATGGTGCAAAcagttttttcaagataGGAAAAATATTCGTTTCGCAGTTGTTTTCAGGTGCTAGTAATTCTGGTGATGTACCTGCTACATCGGCAACAACAGCTGTTGTCATCGAAGAGCCACTCGCTGCCACTGGTTTGCCATTTTCGGAATCGCCGGTCACGTGTGGCGAAAAGTTGACTACACTCCCCGAAGAACCCCttgcagaagaagaggccttagaattaaaaaaaaaaaaaaaaacttaa